ATTTTTCTTTTCCTCCAGGTTCAGAGGGTAAAATGACCCCTACTCTATTGGAGTATGTGGTCATTTTGCCCCCATAAACCTGATGAAAAATCGAAAATCCCCTCATTTGACAGTAGTAGCACTCCGGGGTAATAGGAGAAATTATGTCAGCAACAATAAAAGGAAGCAACAGTGCTCAAAACCAAGTTTTTGCAGAAAAGAGGTTTTCAGAAAAGTTCATACACCTCCAGGAGCAAATTAATAATTTAAAAGGTTCTATTATCTTATCCTGTAATCAGGAGAGATTATACGAGGATAAAGGATATATTTTAACCGATCCAATAAAAACTAATTCTGCATCAAATGCTAGCAAAGAACTTAATGTTACTCAAATAGGAAAAGGACTTGTTGAGCTTGATTTTATAGACGGCCGAAACCTTTATATTTCCTCTGCTAATAGTGAGCTTTTTGGAGAAAAACGGGGGACTCATACGAATACCGATTCTGTAAGGAGGCAGTTTAAAATAACTCAATCTAAAAAAGATGGTTATATCAACCTATCCCTTACTGATGGGCGAAATATTTATTTTTCTTCAATCAAAAAGAAATTCTATGCAGAAAAAAAAGGACCTCAAGATTTTAAAATAATAAAAACCGCTCAAATGAGTAATGTTAGTGTTATCAGACGTCTCATGCAGCAAACTCAGAAATATATTTGGTGTCTAGAGCTTCCAACAGGAAGGGAACTCTATGTTTCATCTGCGGATAGAACTCCCTATGCAGAAAAGAGAAAAACCCACACCAATACAGATCCAAAACGGAGAAACTTTAAGGTTATCCCTGTGGATGGAGAAAAAGAGTACTTTGAGTTTAGTCTCGAAGATGGACGGGAGCTTTACGCTTCTTCTGAAAGCACGCATAATTTATACGCCCATAAGAGAGGCTGTCATACAAATATTTCCGAAGCTAGGCGTCGTTTTAAAATCACTCCCATTGGGCAAGGGTATGTGAATCTATCGTTAGAGGATGGAAGAGAGGTATGTCTCTCTTCTGCAAACGATAATCTATATGCAGAAAAAAGAGGAACCCACACCAATAACAGCAATTTAAGGAGGGATTTTAGGTTAGTTCCTCAAGGCTAAAACATAATAAGCTCCTTGATTTTAGACTATTAGAAACAAGGAGCTTCTTATACCTAACAAAGGGAGGTTTGCTATAACCACCCAATAAAACAGACCGATGCACCATTTTCCGGGGAACTACATCAAATCCCCCGGATGAGCCGAGAAACAATCCATACAAGTTTTTCTGGCGCTAAAGAAAAAGGCGGGCTAGAGATAGGCTCTTAGTTGTTCCCACTGTTTGTCAAGCCTTCTAAGAGTTTTAGCCTTTAAAGGAACCGGACTCTTTTTTTCCCTTAAGCTCTCAAGAGGAATTGGTGCATTAAGTAGCTGCTGACACTCTTTTGTGCGAAGATCATCCGCTCCAAAGTTCTTTTTTAAAATTTCATAAGCTTTTTCTAAGTGGTGCTTTGCTTGTTTTTTCTCACCTAAGTGGATCAAAGAAAGCCCAATGCTTTTATGGATCAGAGCCACTTTATAGTGATCCTTAATAAGGACTTTTTGGCTGATTTCCAAACCTTTACGTTGATACTTTAAGGCCTCTTTGAATTTTCCTAAATGAGAAAGGGCCACTCCAACTCGGTTATAACTCGAGGAAAGTTCATAGTAATCCTTATTGATACTAACATTTTTCCTAATTTCAAGTGCTTTTATTTGGTACTTAAGATTCTCATCAAACTTTCCTAATCCTTTATAAACATCCCCTATGCAAACATAGCAAGAAGCAACTCTTGGGTGGTCATCCCCTAAAGCCTTTTTCCGAAGTTCCAAAGAAAGGGTCAAATAGTCTAAAGCTTTTTGATAATTTGCTAGGTAGAGCAAACTATATCCAATGCAAATACAATTCGAAGCAATCCTAATGGGGTCATAATTCAGATGGTCTAGTCCTAGCTTTAAAGCAATCGAGTGGTACTTAAGGGACTCGTGGTATTTGCCCTGAGTCCCTAAGCTATAGGCTAAATTGCTATAAATAGAAACTAAGCGATGGTCTACCTTTTCGGGAAGCTTCTCCCTCCAGACTTTAAGCGCTCTTTTATGCCACTCTGTCGCTTTTTTGTAATCAGTCTCAAGATCTAAAATTGCACCGATACAACTGTAGCGCAAAGCCAAGTGAATGGGATTCTGCCCCTCTCTTTCTATCCCAAGAGAGGGGTGTTTTTTAAGATATTCCGAAACCTCTTTAGCCAGATAAAGCATTTCATAGTTCCCAACATAAAGATGGTCCAAGAGCAGGTGAGCTAAAATATCTAACAGTGAGCTCCCCTCATCGGAGTTTTCCTTGTGAGCAACAAAAATGCCATGGTCAACAATGTTAAATAAGTTCTTTTGATCCATTCTTTTATAAAGATGGTTAAAGGCTTTAGGGGCTTGCTGAAAAATTTGTGCTTTCTCACCTTGACTCAGCTTATGCTTGATCACCTGTCTTAAAAGAGGATGGATCGTATAGCAGTCTGAGGAAGATGGAGAAATAAGAGAATAGCGACAAAGATATCCTAAGGCATCTTCAAACTGAACAGATGATAACTCTGGAAAAGCAACGGCTACCCAGCTCTTAATCAATGAGGTTGGAACCGGCATACGCCCCATTAAAGAAATAAAAGAGATAACCTGTCTTGATAAAGTATCTCTATGAGCATTTTCAATGGTTTGCAGACTGGTTTCCCATGTAGTCAGAACCGTTTTTTCATCTTTACTTAGCGGAAGCCTTTTCCCCTCAAAAAGATCGACACAGTGCTTTTCAAAAGCTTTTAAATAGGCTTCAAAGCTAATTCCCCTTTCTCGAATATAGGCAGCTGCATGAGTCAGTGCTAAAGGAAGATGGCCTAACCGATCGGTTAATCCTTTGATTGCCTTGCTCTTAGTTGCTTTTGATAACGAAAGTAAGAGGGTTTCAGAATCCTCATCGGTAAAAGTCTTTAATGGAATCGAAGGTGTGTGCATCCACTTGAGCTGGACAGGGATCCTAGAGGTAATGAGAACCTCTTTTAGTCGACGAGGAAGGAACTCCTCTAAATAGTCAAAAGACTCTTGGGTATCCACCTCATCAAAAATAAGGAGAAACCTTCTCTTCTCATTTTTTAGAACGTGTTTTAAGGCATCAATAGCTTCATCTGGCTTTGCCGGATAGGAAACCAGTTCTTTAGAGAGGTTTAAAAGTCCCCTTTTGATCAGTGCGGAAGTTCTTGCCGGTATAAAACAAATAAAATCATAGTGAGACTGTTTGTTCGCAAACTCAAGGGCTAAGGTTGTCTTCCCGATTCCTCCCATCCCTGTAATAAGGACCCGCCCTTCCCTCTTCAAAGCACTACTTATAGACTGAAGCTCTTCCGAGCGGCCCACAAAAGTAGAGGGAGATTCCGGCAATCCGAAGTAAGAGGTCTCTTTACTTAAAGGCCAAAAATGCCACAGGATCGTGATAAGAAAAACTAACCCTAAAAAGATCATCAGAGTTTTAATTAAAAAGTGCTTTTTAGAAGGCACCTCTAGGTGTTGCTCTTGCTCTATTAAGACTTTAGAAAAAAATACTCCCGGCACTGATATCCTTTAAGATAAAAAAGTTTAATTTTATGAGCATACCCAAAAAAATTCAAGAGTCGACTTTTATCCAAGGTTAATACCGGTACCCTGCCAAAACAATATTATCAGACAAAAATAACTAGAAACTTTCTCTGATTTCCCTTAAGCTAGTCTCCTATGGAAGAAGAGTTGCCAAAGGCCTACAACCCTGACGTCACCGAAGAGAAGTGGTATTACTTCTGGGAGCGGAAAGGGGTTTTTCATGTCGATCCCCTCTCGGATAAAGAGCCCTACTGCATCGTCATGCCTCCTCCCAACGTAACGGGGGTTTTGCATATGGGACATGCTCTGGTCAATGCCCTTCAGGATGTAATGATCCGATGGAAGCGGATGGAAGGCTATGAGGCGCTGTGGGTCCCGGGGCTCGACCATGCCGGCATCTCGACGCAGACAGTGGTGGAGCGCGACCTGATCGCCAAGACAGGGAAGCGGCGGAGCGACTTTGAGCGGAAAGAGTTTTTGGGCCACGTCTGGAAGTGGAAAGAAAAGTCAGAGGATCGGATCGTCGGTCAGCTGAAACGACTCGGCTGCTCTTGTGACTGGCTCCGGAAGCGGTTTACGATGGATGAAGAGTCCAACCTGGCTGTCCGGACCCTTTTCAAAAAGATGTATGAAGAGGGGCTCATTTACCAGGGAGACTATCTGGTCAACTGGGATCCAGTGACCGAGACGGCGCTGGCCGATGATGAGGTCGAGTATGAGGAGCGGGAAACCAAGCTCTGGCACTTCCGCTACCCGTTAGAAGAGGGTGAGGGACACCTCACTATTGCAACGACCCGTCCCGAGACAATGCTTGGCGATGTGGCGGTGGCTGTTTCTCCCAAAGATCCCCGCTACAAGAAGCTCGTCGGCAAAAATGTGGTCCTCCCCATTGTGAATCGGGTGATTCCAATTGTAGCCGATAATTATGTCGATCCAGAGTTTGGAACGGGAGTGGTTAAGATTACCCCCGCTCACGACCCTAACGACTGGGAGCTGGGCAAACGGCACGATCTTCCTTTGATCAATATTCTCAATTCGAATGGCACCCTGAATGAAAATGGACTCGAGTATGAGGGGCTCTCGATGGAAGAGGCCCGCCGCCATGTGGTTACTCGGATGAAAGAGCTTGGTCACCTCGAAAAGATCGACCCCTATACCCACCGGGTCGGAGTCTCTTACCGCTCCAAGGCAATTATTGAACCCTATCTTTCGAAGCAGTGGTTCATCAAGATGGAGCCCTTTAAGAAGAAGCTGATCGATGCGGTGAAGAAAGGGCGGGTCAAGATCATCCCGAAAAATTGGGAGAGCACCTACTTCCATTGGATTGAAAATCTCCGCGACTGGTGCATCTCAAGACAGCTATGGTGGGGACACCGGATCCCGATCTGGAAGCATGAATCGGGAAAGATCATTTGCTACGAAGGGACGGGACGTCCCCCTGAGGTGGTTGAAAACCCTGAAGGGTGGAGCCAAGATCCTGACGTTCTCGATACCTGGTTTTCCTCAGCCCTTTGGCCATTTAGCACCCTCGGGTGGCCCCACACCACCCATGAGCTGAAAAAGTTTTACCCCAACTCGACCCTCATTACCGGCCACGACATCCTCTTTTTCTGGGTCGCCCGGATGATCATGATGGGAGAGTATGTGATGGGAGAGGCCCCCTTTGCAGAAACCTCATTGCAGGGACTCATCTTTGGAAAGTCCTACTGGCGAGAAAACAAAGAGGGAGGGATCACATACGCCTCTTTGGAAGAGAAGAAAGCTTTTGATCTCGGCACCACTCCCCCAAAAGAGGTCCACTCGAAGTGGGAAAAGATGTCGAAATCGAAAGGAAATGTGATCGACCCTATCGAAATCATCAACACCTATGGAACCGATGCGATGCGGATGGCGCTTGCTGCAAGTGCGACCCACAGTCCCCAGATCGATCTCGACCGTCGCCGCTTCGAAGAGTTTAAGAACTTTGCTAACAAGGTGTGGAACGGCTCCCGCTTTGTCCTGATGAACCTCACCCTGACCGCCGAAGAGTTCCAAGAGGGGCTCGGCCCCCTTGCTCTTGAAGATCGGTGGATCCTCTCGGTCCTGAATCGAACGATCGAGGAGATGAAAACCCACTTTGAGGGATACCACTTTGACCGGGCAGCGATGCGGAGTTATACCTTCTTCTGGGATGAGTTTTGCGCCTACTATGTGGAGATGGCCAAGCCAACCCTCTTTGCCAAAAATGAAGCGAGCAAACACAAACAAAAGGTCCTTCTCATCGTCCTCCTCGCAGCGATCCGCCTCATGCACCCCATTGCCCCCTTCATCACCGAAGAGATCTTTCAGAAGCTTAAAGAGCGTTTTCCCCACATCAAACCTTCCAATGCCGATCCCTATACCGCCGAAGCCATCGAGGCTCTTCTCTCCCCTGCCTGTATCGTCTCCCCTTACCCCAAGGTGATCAATAAAAAGGATATCTCCCCCGAAATCGAAGAGACCTTTGCGTTCCTCAATGAAATCGTCTACGCGATCCGAAATATCCGGGCGGAGATGCAACTTCCCCCAGGAGCCAAAACCGATGTGATTATCGAAGGAAAAACAGAGGCGATCGAGCCTCATGGCTCGATCATCTCTTCCCTTGTCCGGACCCAGTCCCTATCCTTCAACCCCGAGGAAAAGCCTTCCGGCTTTACCTCCTCCGCCCTCGTCAAAGGGCTCAAAATTCTCATTCCTCTTCCCGAGGAGCTCCAAGAAAAAGAGAAGAAGCGACTGGAAAAGGAAGTGGAAAAACTCACTGGGCAGATTGCCTCGTTAAACAAACAACTCAGCAACCCTAACTTTGTGGAAAGGGCCCCTGCCGAGCTCGTGAATAAGACGAAAAGCGCCCTAAGCGAAACTGAAGAGAAGCTTGCCGCAACGCAGGAAAAGCTTAAGCAGCTCTAACTCCCTCCTCTCTCTGTTCTCGTGGTTGTAAAAAAATAACACACGCCCTTGCTCAATAAAATAGCTCATAGCACCGAATTGTAACTATTTTTGATTACCGATTTCTCTAATTTGCTTCAGCCATGAAGCGCACAGAGACTGAGGGTGAAAGAAATTCATCTGGAACTCGCAACCTCCATTTTGTAGAGATTCTTTTTGATGGGGTAGCTGGGTCAAGCTGAGAATACCCTTTGCTTATACGGGAGTGACACTCTTCAATAAGTTTAGAAAGCTTTGACTCTAAGCTAGAAAAGCTTTTCGACGATGCTGAACTTTCTCTTAAGATCCAACTCTCTTCTAAAACATCATCATCCATTTTCTGAACGCCTACTA
This genomic window from Candidatus Neptunochlamydia vexilliferae contains:
- a CDS encoding tetratricopeptide repeat protein, translated to MPGVFFSKVLIEQEQHLEVPSKKHFLIKTLMIFLGLVFLITILWHFWPLSKETSYFGLPESPSTFVGRSEELQSISSALKREGRVLITGMGGIGKTTLALEFANKQSHYDFICFIPARTSALIKRGLLNLSKELVSYPAKPDEAIDALKHVLKNEKRRFLLIFDEVDTQESFDYLEEFLPRRLKEVLITSRIPVQLKWMHTPSIPLKTFTDEDSETLLLSLSKATKSKAIKGLTDRLGHLPLALTHAAAYIRERGISFEAYLKAFEKHCVDLFEGKRLPLSKDEKTVLTTWETSLQTIENAHRDTLSRQVISFISLMGRMPVPTSLIKSWVAVAFPELSSVQFEDALGYLCRYSLISPSSSDCYTIHPLLRQVIKHKLSQGEKAQIFQQAPKAFNHLYKRMDQKNLFNIVDHGIFVAHKENSDEGSSLLDILAHLLLDHLYVGNYEMLYLAKEVSEYLKKHPSLGIEREGQNPIHLALRYSCIGAILDLETDYKKATEWHKRALKVWREKLPEKVDHRLVSIYSNLAYSLGTQGKYHESLKYHSIALKLGLDHLNYDPIRIASNCICIGYSLLYLANYQKALDYLTLSLELRKKALGDDHPRVASCYVCIGDVYKGLGKFDENLKYQIKALEIRKNVSINKDYYELSSSYNRVGVALSHLGKFKEALKYQRKGLEISQKVLIKDHYKVALIHKSIGLSLIHLGEKKQAKHHLEKAYEILKKNFGADDLRTKECQQLLNAPIPLESLREKKSPVPLKAKTLRRLDKQWEQLRAYL
- a CDS encoding valine--tRNA ligase, translated to MEEELPKAYNPDVTEEKWYYFWERKGVFHVDPLSDKEPYCIVMPPPNVTGVLHMGHALVNALQDVMIRWKRMEGYEALWVPGLDHAGISTQTVVERDLIAKTGKRRSDFERKEFLGHVWKWKEKSEDRIVGQLKRLGCSCDWLRKRFTMDEESNLAVRTLFKKMYEEGLIYQGDYLVNWDPVTETALADDEVEYEERETKLWHFRYPLEEGEGHLTIATTRPETMLGDVAVAVSPKDPRYKKLVGKNVVLPIVNRVIPIVADNYVDPEFGTGVVKITPAHDPNDWELGKRHDLPLINILNSNGTLNENGLEYEGLSMEEARRHVVTRMKELGHLEKIDPYTHRVGVSYRSKAIIEPYLSKQWFIKMEPFKKKLIDAVKKGRVKIIPKNWESTYFHWIENLRDWCISRQLWWGHRIPIWKHESGKIICYEGTGRPPEVVENPEGWSQDPDVLDTWFSSALWPFSTLGWPHTTHELKKFYPNSTLITGHDILFFWVARMIMMGEYVMGEAPFAETSLQGLIFGKSYWRENKEGGITYASLEEKKAFDLGTTPPKEVHSKWEKMSKSKGNVIDPIEIINTYGTDAMRMALAASATHSPQIDLDRRRFEEFKNFANKVWNGSRFVLMNLTLTAEEFQEGLGPLALEDRWILSVLNRTIEEMKTHFEGYHFDRAAMRSYTFFWDEFCAYYVEMAKPTLFAKNEASKHKQKVLLIVLLAAIRLMHPIAPFITEEIFQKLKERFPHIKPSNADPYTAEAIEALLSPACIVSPYPKVINKKDISPEIEETFAFLNEIVYAIRNIRAEMQLPPGAKTDVIIEGKTEAIEPHGSIISSLVRTQSLSFNPEEKPSGFTSSALVKGLKILIPLPEELQEKEKKRLEKEVEKLTGQIASLNKQLSNPNFVERAPAELVNKTKSALSETEEKLAATQEKLKQL